In Priestia megaterium NBRC 15308 = ATCC 14581, the following proteins share a genomic window:
- a CDS encoding TlpA disulfide reductase family protein has translation MVKKIIAVLLLVGFLSYALWQGLSPNEASDNSNLSEYKDLNIKKGDSARQASGQAYGLEPKDTAPPFTLSDTSGKSVQLSDFKGKKVILNFWATWCPPCQKEMPDMQAFYEKYGNDVQLLAVNLTSSEGSKQAVSKFLKEKQFTFRVLLDDQDSVGSKKYRVSTIPTSYFIDEEGKIVQRVNGPMTLKQMENFAQQAAN, from the coding sequence ATGGTTAAAAAAATAATTGCGGTCTTGCTTCTAGTAGGCTTTCTTAGCTACGCCCTTTGGCAAGGGCTTTCTCCAAATGAAGCATCCGATAATTCTAACTTAAGCGAATACAAGGATTTAAATATCAAAAAAGGCGATAGTGCTCGTCAGGCTTCGGGTCAAGCTTATGGGTTGGAACCAAAAGATACAGCGCCTCCGTTTACACTGTCAGATACGAGCGGGAAATCCGTTCAATTATCGGATTTTAAAGGAAAAAAAGTCATTTTAAACTTTTGGGCAACATGGTGTCCGCCGTGTCAAAAAGAAATGCCCGATATGCAAGCGTTTTATGAGAAATATGGAAACGATGTACAGCTGCTTGCGGTTAATTTAACTTCGTCGGAAGGCAGTAAACAGGCAGTATCTAAATTTCTTAAAGAAAAACAGTTTACGTTTCGTGTATTATTGGACGACCAAGATAGTGTAGGAAGTAAAAAATATCGAGTCTCCACCATTCCGACATCTTACTTTATAGATGAAGAAGGGAAAATTGTTCAACGAGTGAATGGTCCAATGACGCTTAAACAAATGGAAAACTTTGCTCAACAAGCAGCGAATTAA